One genomic segment of Brassica napus cultivar Da-Ae chromosome A3, Da-Ae, whole genome shotgun sequence includes these proteins:
- the LOC106440034 gene encoding CASP-like protein 1E1 yields the protein MEQERKNNMNGMEMEKGKRESGSRKGLELTMRVLALVLTMVAATVLGVAKQTKVVSIKLIPTLPPLDVSTTAKASYLSAFVYNISANAIACGYAAISIAVLMICKGRRSKGLLMAVLIGDLVMVGLLFSGTGAAGAIGLMGSQGNKHVMWKKVCNVFGKFCHQAAASVAITLIASIVFMLLVVLDAMKLP from the exons ATGGAACAAGAGCGCAAGAACAATATGAACGGGATGGAAATGGAAAAAGGAAAGAGGGAGAGTGGGTCGAGAAAAGGTCTTGAATTAACGATGAGAGTGTTGGCTTTGGTTCTTACAATGGTGGCTGCAACTGTACTTGGTGTCGCGAAACAGACAAAGGTTGTGTCTATTAAGCTTATTCCAACTTTGCCTCCTCTTGATGTCTCGACAACAGCCAAAGCTTCTTACTTGTCTGCCTTTGT GTACAACATTTCGGCAAACGCTATAGCTTGCGGTTACGCAGCAATCTCGATAGCGGTTCTGATGATCTGCAAAGGCAGAAGAAGCAAAGGGTTGTTAATGGCGGTTTTGATAGGAGATCTTGTAATGGTGGGTTTGCTATTTTCTGGCACTGGAGCCGCCGGTGCAATCGGGCTAATGGGTTCACAAGGGAATAAACATGTGATGTGGAAGAAAGTTTGTAACGTCTTTGGAAAGTTCTGTCACCAAGCTGCTGCTTCTGTTGCCATCACTCTTATTGCTTCAATTGTGTTTATGCTTCTTGTTGTTCTTGATGCTATGAAGCTTCCTTAA
- the LOC106419156 gene encoding uncharacterized protein LOC106419156 translates to MGCGKSKHDVVTGNTRTVRKPLDAESVKGKENETIRKQESCQCQKSTDVAAAVSADRPDTTLENNTKKEKETKVDCGEKPEEREAGEDEHKAEEKETTILPPVMAVVPENIVTEETSNDVNENVLIVDKQNAEEGDIETVVEEEKSIDDKISGDVDTEISPPEIEEPKPDVQTSETTESEVQDTLTTENVDIVAAENVETASTDHDEVPVLKDEDKVDHVEENLAKEVESA, encoded by the exons ATGGGTTGTGGAAAATCAAAACACGATGTTGTTACGGGAAACACCAGGACGGTTAGAAAACCCTTAGATGCTGAATCAGTGAAGGGTAAAGAAAATGAGAcaataagaaaacaagaaagctgCCAATGCCAGAAAAGCACCGACGTCGCCGCTGCGGTTTCTGCAGACCGGCCAGATACCACCTTGGAAAACAATACCAAGAAGGAAAAAGAAACTAAAGTAGATTGTGGAGAGAAGCCAGAGGAAAGGGAAGCTGGGGAAGATGAACACAAAGCAGAGGAAAAGGAAACCACCATTTTGCCGCCGGTAATGGCAGTAGTGCCAGAAAATATTGTGACGGAGGAAACATCCAACGACGTAAATGAGAACGTTTTGATTGTGGATAAACAAAATG CAGAGGAAGGTGATATTGAGACGGTGGTCGAAGAGGAAAAAAGTATCGACGATAAAATTTCGGGTGATGTCGACACTGAAATTTCACCTCCTGAGATTGAAGAACCAAAACCAGATGTACAAACTTCGGAAACAACAGAATCAGAAGTTCAAGATACTTTAACTACAGAGAATGTAGATATTGTGGCAGCAGAAAACGTAGAAACTGCGTCCACAGATCACGATGAAGTTCCGGTTTTAAAGGACGAAGATAAAGTTGATCATGTAGAg GAAAATCTGGCAAAGGAAGTTGAGTCGGCatga